In Zea mays cultivar B73 chromosome 7, Zm-B73-REFERENCE-NAM-5.0, whole genome shotgun sequence, the following proteins share a genomic window:
- the LOC103632338 gene encoding uncharacterized protein, whose amino-acid sequence MKTRFQIRREKKGKGFDPLVIEEFDWDNEWADSSYVQPQGARGCNCGEDENGLTWELVDQAVGASSSLRGRNLPRNANKRARVSHSRFDFEEDFGSANEEEEDQDPHDDVDVTDSEDAHDDVGGENTEAAPDEFEDGY is encoded by the exons ATGAAGACTAGGTTTCAAATAAGGCGTGAGAAGAAAGGGAAAGGTTTTGACCCTTTGGTCATTGAAGAGTTCGATTGGGATAATGAGTGGGCTGATTCCTCCTATGTGCAGCCTCAAGGTGCTCGTGGGTGTAATTGTGGTGAGGATGAGAATGGCCTTACATGGGAACTTGTTGATCAAGCTGTGGGTGCATCAAGCTCGCTGCGAGGCCGAAATCTTCCAAGGAATGCCAACAAGCGTGCAAGAGTTTCACACTCAAGGTTTGACTTCGAAGAAGATTTTGGTTCAGCCAATGAAGAAGAg GAGGACCAAGATCCACATGATGATGTTGATGTGACTGATTCTGAAGATGCAcatgatgatgttggtggagaaAACACTGAGGCTGCTCCAGATGAGTTCGAAGATGGATAttga